The proteins below come from a single Dermatophilaceae bacterium Soc4.6 genomic window:
- a CDS encoding GntR family transcriptional regulator, which translates to MSPLTVQTVGDEVVDRLLAAIALGEFVPGERLPAEREMARLLGVSRTTVRVALARLREAGVVDVRRGRAGGAFVTQSWQPASAAAVGRTLVPRRAEIEELGDLRCRYEEMVARTAAEVRTRAGAEELRSLLEAFVRARTPQDQHRTDMAIHEGVLRATGNPQMAAISRDLLTRTSLGLAIEPYDPDFYGQAVIEHSALVSAVVEGRVDDAGVIAREHFTMSARTLRRVISRSAGIHPELTLP; encoded by the coding sequence ATGTCCCCGTTGACCGTGCAGACGGTCGGCGACGAGGTCGTCGACCGTCTGCTGGCCGCGATCGCACTGGGTGAGTTCGTCCCCGGAGAACGCCTCCCGGCGGAGCGGGAGATGGCTCGGCTGCTGGGGGTCAGCAGGACCACGGTGCGGGTCGCGCTGGCCCGGCTCCGGGAGGCCGGGGTCGTCGACGTCAGGCGTGGCCGGGCCGGTGGCGCCTTCGTCACGCAGAGCTGGCAGCCCGCGTCCGCCGCGGCGGTGGGCCGCACCCTCGTGCCTCGGCGGGCCGAGATCGAGGAGCTCGGCGACCTGCGCTGTCGCTATGAGGAGATGGTGGCCCGCACCGCCGCAGAGGTCCGGACCCGGGCCGGTGCCGAGGAGCTGCGCTCCCTGCTCGAGGCCTTCGTGCGCGCGCGGACCCCGCAGGACCAGCACCGGACCGACATGGCCATCCACGAGGGGGTGCTGCGTGCGACGGGCAACCCGCAGATGGCGGCCATCAGCCGCGATCTGCTGACCCGCACGTCGCTGGGGCTGGCCATCGAGCCCTACGACCCCGACTTCTACGGGCAGGCGGTGATCGAGCACTCCGCGCTCGTGTCGGCGGTCGTCGAGGGCAGGGTCGACGATGCCGGCGTCATCGCGCGTGAGCACTTCACCATGTCGGCCCGCACCCTCCGCAGGGTGATCTCCCGCAGCGCAGGTATCCACCCGGAGCTCACGCTGCCCTGA
- a CDS encoding ABC transporter permease — protein MTAPVVTSYGPWRTALGQLRRNRAAMASLAVFFLVVVVTLLAPVYAGSIAHTDPFASNVAGTTVIGGQTVPVLEPSTTGLGLGVTPIGPTWDPAHYFLGADGQGRDVMARLLYGGRNSLLIGFSAALLCCGLAALIGILAGYFGGVVDGVLSRLLDVVWAFPVYLLAISLSVVLLTSGLRLGPVVIGAGSLWLPVLIIGVVYVPYVARPIRGQVLALKEKEFVAAAIGVGSTDLRIMRRDVVPNVAPTVVVFLPLMTALAMLTESALSFLSVGVQPPQASWGTIVNDGLDLLYTRPAVTVAPGVAIALTAVVLNLFGDGIREALDPRAKLRGAA, from the coding sequence GTGACGGCACCCGTCGTCACGTCGTACGGGCCGTGGCGCACTGCCCTGGGGCAGCTGCGCCGCAACCGGGCGGCGATGGCCTCGCTCGCGGTGTTCTTCCTCGTCGTGGTCGTCACCCTGCTGGCTCCGGTCTACGCGGGCAGCATCGCTCACACCGACCCCTTCGCGTCGAACGTGGCCGGCACGACGGTGATCGGCGGGCAGACCGTGCCCGTGCTCGAGCCGAGCACCACCGGCCTCGGTCTCGGCGTGACCCCGATCGGCCCGACCTGGGACCCGGCGCACTACTTCCTCGGCGCCGACGGCCAGGGCCGCGACGTCATGGCCCGGCTGCTCTACGGCGGTCGCAACAGCCTGCTCATCGGCTTCTCCGCCGCCCTGCTCTGCTGCGGGCTCGCCGCCCTCATCGGCATCCTCGCCGGCTACTTCGGCGGCGTCGTCGACGGGGTGCTGTCGCGGCTGCTCGACGTGGTGTGGGCCTTCCCGGTCTACCTGCTGGCCATCAGCCTGTCGGTGGTGCTGCTGACCAGCGGTCTGCGCCTCGGGCCGGTCGTCATCGGGGCGGGCAGCCTGTGGCTGCCGGTGCTCATCATCGGCGTCGTCTACGTGCCGTACGTCGCTCGCCCCATCCGGGGTCAGGTGCTGGCGCTGAAGGAGAAGGAGTTCGTGGCCGCCGCGATCGGGGTCGGGTCCACCGACCTGCGGATCATGCGCCGCGACGTCGTCCCCAACGTCGCCCCCACGGTCGTGGTCTTCCTGCCCCTGATGACCGCGCTGGCCATGCTCACCGAGTCGGCGCTGTCGTTCCTGTCCGTCGGGGTGCAGCCGCCCCAGGCCAGCTGGGGCACGATCGTCAACGACGGTCTCGACCTGCTCTACACCCGGCCCGCCGTCACCGTCGCCCCCGGTGTCGCGATCGCCCTCACCGCCGTGGTGCTCAACCTCTTCGGGGACGGCATCCGCGAGGCGCTCGATCCCCGGGCCAAGCTGCGGGGGGCCGCCTGA
- the frr gene encoding ribosome recycling factor, whose translation MIDETLFEAEEKMEKAVEVAKEDFGAIRTGRATPGMFNKLVVSYYGAPTPLQQLASFQTPEARTILVSPFDKSAMSEIEKTLRDSDLGVNPSNDGNVIRCVLPVLTQERRRDYVKLANTKAEDAKVSIRNIRRKAKTDIDKLVKDGDVGEDDGSRGEKDLDAMTKKFVDSIDTLLKGKETELTEV comes from the coding sequence ATGATCGACGAGACCCTGTTCGAGGCCGAGGAGAAGATGGAGAAGGCCGTCGAGGTCGCCAAGGAGGACTTCGGCGCGATCCGCACCGGCCGGGCCACCCCCGGCATGTTCAACAAGCTGGTCGTCAGCTACTACGGCGCCCCGACGCCGCTGCAGCAGCTCGCGTCCTTCCAGACGCCCGAGGCCCGCACGATCCTCGTCTCGCCCTTCGACAAGAGCGCGATGTCCGAGATCGAGAAGACGCTGCGCGACTCCGACCTCGGGGTGAACCCCAGCAACGACGGCAACGTCATCCGCTGCGTGCTGCCCGTGCTGACGCAGGAGCGCCGCCGCGACTACGTCAAGCTGGCCAACACCAAGGCCGAGGACGCCAAGGTCTCCATCCGCAACATCCGCCGCAAGGCCAAGACCGACATCGACAAGCTGGTCAAGGACGGCGACGTCGGTGAGGACGACGGCTCGCGCGGTGAGAAGGACCTCGACGCGATGACCAAGAAGTTCGTCGACTCGATCGACACCCTGCTCAAGGGCAAGGAGACCGAGCTCACCGAGGTGTGA
- a CDS encoding histidine kinase has translation MSPTTAGDERPDLAALTGVRSGKGSFYRAYLRSDERLQHALRAMDSISRALVRTLEGPRGILEQVARAAGTHLDASWCLLGLADAHLPGARPRFIVVTPTGEVESDEGNLPPHVRRELGAVRAGLARTVAPSGWVRVPMTLEGETVGTLSVLHGLPEEPEPSDVSVLRILANQAAVSLHTSQQYQAGLTLHRRAQQLYDEATAQAQDLARRTAELRRAEQQLHVATERELVDGERHRIARELHDSVTQYVLSSGLAVEVARGEAELLGPVAATIHDQLLTARNLSQQAVEQLRRAIYALHQPHRDTISTLPELIHEVSRHHDRSLDVALRVEGGAVPLPGSAHHEIARAVGEALFNVATHASASRVIVRLRYRPHELRVAVADDGVGDPTDLSRRLRIARSAPTDGRHRGLVNIESRIAELGGTIAFRRARLGGVRVEMRIPLPLPPTRPGIIDGLVGPPTRSPQET, from the coding sequence GTGAGCCCGACGACCGCGGGCGACGAGCGCCCCGATCTTGCCGCGCTCACGGGGGTGCGCAGCGGGAAGGGGTCCTTCTACCGCGCCTACCTGCGCTCGGACGAGCGACTGCAGCACGCGTTGCGGGCCATGGACTCCATCTCCCGCGCCCTCGTGCGCACCCTCGAGGGGCCGCGCGGCATCCTCGAGCAGGTGGCGCGGGCGGCCGGGACCCACCTCGACGCGTCCTGGTGCCTGCTCGGCCTCGCCGACGCTCACCTACCGGGGGCGCGTCCCCGGTTCATCGTGGTCACCCCCACGGGTGAGGTCGAGAGCGACGAGGGCAACCTCCCTCCCCACGTGCGCCGCGAGCTGGGCGCCGTCCGCGCCGGCCTGGCCCGGACCGTCGCGCCATCGGGCTGGGTCAGGGTGCCGATGACCCTGGAGGGCGAGACGGTCGGCACGCTGAGCGTCCTGCACGGCCTGCCCGAGGAGCCGGAGCCGAGCGATGTGTCGGTGCTGCGCATCCTCGCCAACCAGGCAGCGGTCTCGCTGCACACCTCGCAGCAGTACCAGGCGGGGCTCACGTTGCACCGGCGCGCGCAGCAGCTCTACGACGAGGCGACGGCCCAGGCCCAGGACCTCGCCCGCCGCACGGCCGAGCTGCGGCGGGCCGAGCAGCAGCTGCACGTGGCGACCGAGCGCGAGCTGGTCGACGGCGAGCGCCACCGCATCGCCCGTGAGCTGCACGACAGCGTCACCCAGTACGTCCTGTCGTCGGGGCTGGCCGTCGAGGTGGCCCGGGGAGAGGCCGAGCTGCTCGGGCCGGTCGCCGCCACCATCCACGACCAGCTGCTCACCGCCCGCAACCTGTCCCAGCAGGCGGTCGAGCAGCTGCGGCGGGCCATCTACGCCCTGCACCAGCCGCACCGCGACACCATCTCGACGCTGCCCGAGCTCATCCACGAGGTGAGCCGACACCACGACCGCAGCCTCGACGTCGCCCTGCGGGTGGAGGGCGGAGCCGTGCCGCTGCCCGGCTCGGCGCACCACGAGATCGCCCGCGCCGTGGGCGAGGCGCTCTTCAACGTCGCGACGCACGCGAGTGCCTCGCGGGTGATCGTGCGGCTGCGCTACCGGCCGCACGAGCTGCGCGTGGCCGTGGCCGACGACGGTGTGGGTGACCCCACCGACCTCAGCCGCAGGCTGCGCATCGCCCGATCCGCCCCCACCGACGGCCGGCACCGCGGCCTGGTCAACATCGAGAGCCGGATCGCCGAGCTGGGGGGCACGATCGCCTTCCGCCGGGCCCGGCTCGGTGGGGTGCGCGTCGAGATGCGCATCCCGCTACCGCTGCCGCCCACCCGACCCGGGATCATCGACGGACTCGTCGGCCCACCCACCCGTTCGCCCCAGGAGACCTGA
- a CDS encoding iron-containing alcohol dehydrogenase, with the protein MSGTTGSVDVVGVPARASGSRLVTFHAPEVVFGPGSLAEAGYAARRLGARRPLVVTDPGIIAAGWVDELLAHLREARLEPVVWHGLTPNPKDREIAAGHDLYLEQGADVILAIGGGSCIDAAKGIAILSTNGGHVLDYAGVDRVTRPIPPLLMIPSTSGTGADVSQFCVVTDTMRCVKVTIMGRALVPDLSIIDPRLLMSMPPWLTAATGLDALTHGIEAYVSLAHNPLADIHALSAVGLVTRNLHTTILRPGDETAREGMAQASLNAGLAFTNAILGATHAMSHQVGGLLDAPHGVVNGVLLPHVIRYNARATPDRFIALARAAGLAVDGMPGVEAADLLAEHVRSLADDVGVPRGLRELGVDESVLARLAASTLDDACLTTNPRSANGEELVALFRQAL; encoded by the coding sequence ATGTCAGGCACGACGGGGTCGGTCGACGTCGTCGGGGTGCCTGCCCGGGCGTCCGGGTCACGACTGGTGACGTTCCACGCCCCCGAGGTCGTCTTCGGGCCCGGCTCGCTCGCCGAGGCGGGCTACGCCGCACGTCGCCTGGGGGCCCGGCGCCCGCTGGTGGTCACCGACCCCGGCATCATCGCGGCCGGGTGGGTCGACGAGCTGCTGGCTCACCTGCGCGAGGCGCGGCTGGAACCGGTCGTCTGGCACGGCCTCACGCCCAACCCCAAGGACCGCGAGATCGCTGCGGGCCACGACCTCTACCTCGAGCAGGGTGCCGACGTCATCCTCGCCATCGGAGGCGGGTCGTGCATCGACGCGGCGAAGGGGATCGCGATCCTCTCGACCAATGGTGGCCACGTGCTCGACTACGCCGGTGTCGACCGCGTCACGAGACCGATCCCACCCCTGCTGATGATCCCGAGCACCTCGGGCACCGGCGCCGACGTGTCGCAGTTCTGCGTCGTCACCGACACGATGCGCTGCGTCAAGGTCACCATCATGGGTCGGGCCCTGGTGCCCGACCTGTCGATCATCGACCCCCGGCTGCTGATGAGCATGCCGCCGTGGCTGACCGCTGCCACGGGTCTCGACGCGCTGACCCACGGCATCGAGGCCTACGTCAGCCTCGCCCACAACCCCTTGGCCGACATCCACGCCCTCAGTGCGGTGGGCCTGGTCACGCGCAACCTGCACACGACCATCCTGCGACCCGGTGACGAGACGGCCCGGGAGGGCATGGCCCAGGCCAGCCTCAACGCGGGGCTGGCCTTCACCAACGCGATCCTCGGCGCGACCCACGCGATGAGCCACCAGGTGGGCGGGCTGCTCGACGCCCCTCACGGAGTCGTCAACGGGGTGCTCCTTCCCCACGTCATCCGCTACAACGCCCGCGCGACCCCCGACCGGTTCATCGCGCTGGCGCGTGCCGCCGGGCTGGCCGTCGACGGCATGCCCGGAGTCGAGGCCGCCGACCTGCTGGCCGAGCACGTGCGGTCCCTGGCCGACGACGTCGGCGTGCCGCGTGGCCTGCGCGAGCTCGGGGTCGACGAGTCGGTCCTGGCGCGCCTGGCCGCCAGCACCCTCGACGACGCGTGCCTGACGACCAACCCCCGGTCGGCCAACGGCGAGGAGCTGGTGGCTCTCTTCCGCCAGGCGCTGTGA
- a CDS encoding ABC transporter substrate-binding protein, protein MSSRRLHSAVVVGTAIALTVTACSSSSPGPTATGGGAGGGADTAAPATFQSQHKGGDLKLLAKAAGGTLDPQVNYTLQYWQLYQTLYDGLLAFKKVGGQDSFTVVPDLAQALPEVSNDGKTYTFTLRKGVKFSDGKDVTVADVAASFKRIFTVSSPTAGSFYNGIVGAAACLKAPASCDLSKGVVVDQGAGTVVINLVEPDPELKYKLAVPHASILPASSPPKDAGNTPIPTTGPYMIASYDPNTSLKLVRNPSFTEWSHEAQPQAYSDTVTESFGLTVEAAVTAVENGQADWVFDPPPADRLNEIGTKYTAQAHVNTLTAMWYLPMNVNLAPFDNVKARQAVNWAVDRAAVVKLYGGDKLAQPVCTFLPPAFPGHVDDCQYTAGGGTTWSAPDLAKAKQLVQESGTAGMEVGIVTQDDEVNKSIGQYLQSLFTELGWKATLKPISANIQFTYIQNNKNKVQISLSQWYQDYPAASDFLNVLTSCASFTPGSDSSINIAGYCDKAHDAAMQQALVTSRTDETAANAQWGAVDKQTMSDAVVAPMFTPKLIDFVSKRVGNYQFSKQFYMQVSQLWTK, encoded by the coding sequence ATGAGCTCACGTCGTCTGCACAGTGCCGTCGTCGTCGGCACAGCGATCGCGCTGACCGTCACGGCCTGCAGCTCGTCGTCCCCCGGGCCGACCGCGACCGGGGGCGGGGCGGGGGGAGGCGCGGACACGGCCGCTCCGGCGACCTTCCAGTCCCAGCACAAGGGCGGCGACCTCAAGCTGCTGGCCAAGGCCGCCGGCGGGACCCTCGACCCCCAGGTCAACTACACGCTGCAGTACTGGCAGCTCTACCAGACGCTGTACGACGGACTGCTGGCCTTCAAGAAGGTGGGTGGCCAGGACTCGTTCACCGTGGTGCCCGACCTGGCGCAGGCCCTGCCGGAGGTCAGCAACGACGGCAAGACCTACACCTTCACCCTGCGCAAGGGAGTCAAGTTCTCCGACGGGAAGGACGTGACCGTCGCCGACGTCGCCGCGTCCTTCAAGCGGATCTTCACCGTCTCGAGCCCGACCGCCGGCTCCTTCTACAACGGCATCGTCGGGGCCGCGGCCTGCCTGAAGGCGCCCGCGAGCTGCGACCTGAGCAAGGGCGTCGTCGTCGACCAGGGCGCGGGCACGGTCGTCATCAACCTCGTCGAGCCCGACCCCGAGCTGAAGTACAAGCTCGCGGTGCCGCACGCGTCGATCCTGCCCGCGAGCTCACCGCCAAAGGACGCTGGTAACACGCCGATCCCGACCACCGGGCCCTACATGATCGCGTCCTACGACCCCAACACCTCGCTCAAGCTCGTGCGCAACCCGAGCTTCACCGAGTGGTCGCACGAGGCGCAGCCCCAGGCGTACTCCGACACGGTCACCGAGAGCTTCGGCCTGACCGTCGAGGCGGCGGTGACCGCGGTGGAGAACGGTCAGGCGGACTGGGTCTTCGACCCGCCCCCAGCCGACCGGCTCAACGAGATCGGCACGAAGTACACCGCCCAGGCGCACGTCAACACGCTCACCGCGATGTGGTACCTCCCGATGAACGTCAACCTCGCGCCGTTCGACAACGTCAAGGCCCGCCAGGCGGTCAACTGGGCGGTCGACCGCGCCGCCGTCGTCAAGCTCTACGGCGGGGACAAGCTCGCCCAGCCGGTGTGCACGTTCCTGCCCCCCGCGTTCCCCGGCCACGTGGACGACTGCCAGTACACCGCCGGCGGCGGGACCACCTGGAGCGCCCCCGACCTGGCCAAGGCCAAGCAGCTGGTGCAGGAGTCGGGCACAGCGGGGATGGAGGTCGGGATCGTCACGCAGGACGACGAGGTCAACAAGTCGATCGGGCAGTACCTCCAGAGCCTGTTCACAGAGCTCGGCTGGAAGGCGACCCTCAAGCCGATCTCCGCCAACATCCAGTTCACCTACATCCAGAACAACAAGAACAAGGTGCAGATCAGCCTGTCGCAGTGGTACCAGGACTACCCGGCGGCGTCCGACTTCCTCAACGTCCTCACGTCGTGCGCCTCGTTCACCCCGGGAAGCGACTCGTCGATCAACATCGCGGGCTACTGCGACAAGGCCCACGACGCGGCGATGCAGCAGGCCCTGGTCACCTCACGCACCGATGAGACAGCGGCCAACGCCCAGTGGGGTGCCGTCGACAAGCAGACGATGTCTGACGCGGTGGTGGCGCCGATGTTCACGCCCAAGCTCATCGACTTCGTGTCCAAGCGGGTCGGCAACTACCAGTTCAGCAAGCAGTTCTACATGCAGGTCAGCCAGCTGTGGACGAAGTGA
- a CDS encoding response regulator transcription factor → MATLVPAPHRSPTPPEGLRTGVDIVLVDDHAIVRQGLRSILEREEDLRVVGEACSSAEAMAVVGRTRPQVVVLDLKLSTSSDTEGLALCSTLAGAHPTAAVLVFTTFLDEHLVLQAVRAGARGYVVKDVDTSGLVRAIRDVSRGESAFDARSASAMVRGLHSPQTHSASQLTARESEVLALLARGLSNRDIGGRLYISETTAKFHVGNILRKLGVRRRAEAVYAASKMGVI, encoded by the coding sequence ATGGCCACCCTCGTCCCGGCCCCGCACCGCTCCCCCACCCCACCCGAGGGCCTGCGCACGGGGGTCGACATCGTGCTCGTCGACGACCACGCCATCGTGCGGCAGGGCCTGCGCTCGATCCTCGAGCGGGAGGAGGACCTGCGGGTGGTCGGGGAGGCGTGCTCCTCCGCCGAGGCGATGGCCGTCGTCGGGCGCACCCGGCCGCAGGTCGTCGTCCTCGACCTCAAGCTCTCGACCTCGTCCGACACCGAGGGCCTGGCCCTGTGCTCGACGCTGGCCGGCGCCCACCCGACGGCGGCGGTCCTGGTCTTCACGACCTTCCTCGACGAGCACCTGGTCCTGCAGGCGGTGCGGGCCGGTGCCCGGGGCTACGTCGTCAAGGACGTCGACACGTCCGGGCTCGTGCGAGCGATCCGCGACGTCAGCCGCGGCGAGAGCGCGTTCGACGCGCGCAGCGCCTCGGCGATGGTGCGCGGGCTGCACAGCCCGCAGACCCACTCGGCCTCGCAGCTGACCGCTCGCGAGTCGGAGGTGCTCGCCCTGCTGGCCCGGGGGCTGTCGAATCGCGACATCGGAGGGCGGCTCTACATCTCCGAGACCACCGCGAAGTTCCACGTCGGCAACATCCTGCGCAAGCTCGGGGTCAGGCGGCGGGCCGAGGCGGTCTACGCGGCCTCGAAGATGGGCGTGATCTGA
- a CDS encoding proline iminopeptidase-family hydrolase, giving the protein MTITPHGIATPSREGTVDFRGFETWYRITGDLRSGLSPLVVLHGGPGVPHDYTLRIAGVATTGRAVIHYDQLGCGNSTHLRDRGADFWTVELFLDELDNLLGALGIADDYCVLGQSWGGMLGAEHAARAPKGLRALVIANSPASMELWLAEANRLRGELPPQTQATLLAHEQAGTTDSPEYAAAEEVFYDRHVCRVVPNPPEVVASFAKLAEDPTVYHTMNGPSEFHVIGTLKGWSIVDRAHRITAPTLLINGAYDEATDACMQPFADAIPDVRWERFAESSHLPQVEEEARYLEVVSSFLAEHDQPQTASRPGGTS; this is encoded by the coding sequence GTGACCATCACCCCGCACGGCATCGCGACACCGAGTCGAGAGGGAACGGTCGACTTCCGCGGTTTCGAGACCTGGTACCGCATCACCGGAGACCTCCGCTCGGGGCTGAGCCCGCTCGTCGTCCTCCACGGCGGGCCCGGCGTGCCGCACGACTACACCCTGCGGATCGCCGGTGTCGCCACCACGGGTCGCGCCGTCATCCACTACGACCAGCTCGGCTGCGGCAACTCGACCCACCTGCGCGACCGGGGCGCCGACTTCTGGACCGTCGAGCTCTTCCTGGACGAGCTCGACAACCTGCTCGGCGCGCTCGGCATCGCCGACGACTACTGCGTGCTCGGTCAGTCGTGGGGCGGGATGCTCGGGGCCGAGCACGCTGCGCGGGCGCCGAAGGGGCTGAGGGCGCTGGTCATCGCGAACTCGCCTGCCTCCATGGAGCTCTGGCTCGCCGAGGCCAACCGGTTGCGCGGTGAGCTCCCGCCGCAGACGCAGGCCACCCTGCTGGCCCACGAGCAGGCGGGCACCACCGACTCGCCGGAGTACGCGGCGGCGGAAGAGGTCTTCTACGACCGGCACGTGTGCCGCGTCGTGCCCAACCCGCCAGAGGTGGTGGCGAGCTTCGCGAAGCTCGCCGAGGACCCGACCGTCTACCACACCATGAACGGGCCCAGCGAGTTCCACGTCATCGGCACCCTCAAGGGGTGGAGCATCGTCGACCGCGCCCACCGGATCACGGCCCCGACCCTGCTCATCAACGGTGCCTACGACGAGGCCACCGATGCCTGCATGCAGCCGTTCGCCGACGCGATACCCGACGTGCGGTGGGAGAGGTTCGCCGAGTCGAGCCACCTGCCGCAGGTCGAGGAGGAGGCCCGCTACCTCGAGGTGGTCAGCAGTTTTCTCGCCGAGCACGACCAGCCCCAGACCGCATCCCGACCCGGAGGAACCTCATGA
- the pyrH gene encoding UMP kinase, protein MTTDSYETAGAPATTEAPRVLLKLSGEVFGGGEVGVDPLMVRQIAEQIAVAVRSGVQVAIVIGGGNFFRGAELQQKGMDRARADYMGMLGTVMNCLALQDFLEKAGVETRVQTAITMGQVAEPYIPRRAIRHLEKGRVVIFGAGAGMPFFSTDTVSAQRALETKCHRLLVAKSGVDGVYSADPKKDPGAVKYDTLTFREAMKAGLRILDTAAFSLCEENDLEMLVFGMEGEGNITSALQGEKIGTVVTTG, encoded by the coding sequence ATGACCACCGACAGCTACGAGACCGCCGGCGCACCGGCCACGACCGAGGCACCCCGGGTGCTGCTGAAGCTCTCCGGCGAGGTCTTCGGTGGCGGCGAGGTGGGGGTCGACCCCCTCATGGTCCGCCAGATCGCCGAGCAGATCGCCGTGGCGGTGCGCTCGGGGGTGCAGGTCGCCATCGTCATCGGTGGCGGCAACTTCTTCCGCGGCGCCGAGCTGCAGCAGAAGGGCATGGACCGGGCCCGGGCCGACTACATGGGCATGCTGGGCACGGTGATGAACTGCCTCGCCCTGCAGGACTTCCTCGAGAAGGCCGGGGTCGAGACCCGGGTGCAGACGGCCATCACCATGGGGCAGGTCGCCGAGCCCTACATCCCGCGGCGCGCGATCCGCCACCTCGAGAAGGGGCGCGTGGTGATCTTCGGCGCCGGAGCCGGTATGCCGTTCTTCTCCACCGACACCGTCAGCGCCCAGCGGGCGCTCGAGACCAAGTGCCACCGCCTGCTCGTGGCCAAGAGCGGCGTCGACGGCGTCTACTCCGCCGACCCGAAGAAGGACCCAGGCGCGGTGAAGTACGACACCCTGACCTTCCGCGAGGCCATGAAGGCGGGCCTGCGCATCCTCGACACCGCGGCCTTCAGCCTCTGCGAGGAGAACGACCTCGAGATGCTGGTCTTCGGCATGGAGGGCGAGGGCAACATCACCTCAGCCCTGCAGGGTGAGAAGATCGGCACGGTCGTCACCACGGGCTGA